In Pygocentrus nattereri isolate fPygNat1 chromosome 19, fPygNat1.pri, whole genome shotgun sequence, the sequence AAGATGTTTCCGCAAACTTTACTAGTAAAATagaaattataattatatacactCATGATGACATGAGTGCACTAGTATTTATCTTTACACAGAATGTTTTAATCAGAAAGGCTAACACTGTACATTCTGGTTTAATCAGACAAATTCATGTAGATACTGTTATGAAGCTACTGTTTTAGTAAAGAACAGCTAACttaatgttagctagctgatttaaacattgttctgtaatgtttAATTTGCAAATACAGCAACCCAGATAAAGGTTAGCATACCTTAAAGCCAGCACAATCTGAGTGTTAATAGTTCCGATACTGATATGTGAATGTGGCCCTCCACACAGGTTAATTCAAAACTTTTCAAAAGttcaaaacttttcaaaaattcAAAAAATTTAGGAATGACATTAAAACAACATGGCCCTCCAGATGGTCAGTAATACCTTTTCACCATCTCTTAGCATAATAATTCTGAAAGATTTACTACCACCAGCACTCTCACCATGGGTTTGTTCTAAGGAGTTTTATCAGAGTTTTACCTTGGCTTGACAGAAGGATCATTCAGAGACAATCTTGATTGCTGAAAGGTGGGCCATTATTTTGTAAGTAATGAAAATGATATCGCTTATGGCAGTAATAATGATGAAAGTGTTGGCAATGTTACTTATGGTGAGTATAGTAAAgctgatggtggtgatgatatTACTTACAGCAAAAATGATGATGTTGGTGATGATGGCGATTGTGTTACTTGTGGTAAGAATAATGATGCTTATGATGAGGaatgagatgatgatgatgaagatgataatGAGAGATCCTCTCTGTTTTCACCAGCGTCTGCAGGAGTTGCACTTGCAGGAGAACACAATGGAGGTACTGGATGAGCAGGCTCTGGTTGGCCTGTCCTCTCTGGCTTTGCTAGACCTTAGCAGGAACAACCTGAGGACCCTCAGTCCTGCCACACTGAGACCCCTCATTAGCCTACAGGTGCTCCGCATCACAGGTACGTTCACGCACAACTGTGCATGGGGTTTAAGGGGTCAGAAGTAATAAAAGCACTAAATATGTGTGGGGAGGACCAGGGTGATGAAACTGGAAGGAAAGAAAGGTTctgcttttaaaatgcaaaCTGGACTAGTTTGGGTTGTCAGGATGGTGAAGGAGAAGGAGCTAAGGAGGGAAGGAGTGCTCAGAGAAGAGACAGGAGGAATAGACcaaggagggagagagtgcaCAGAGGGGTTGGAGAAACAGTGTGAGGGAAAGACGGATTAGCAGAGTATCAAAAGGAATCCGAATCAAAAGGAGGAAAAGGGTATAAAGAGAGGATGCAGGACAATGGCTTTGAAGTTAGGGCAATTCAGTGTGAAGGGATTTAGAGGTGagagattctctctctctctctgttgttctaCTTCATGTCCTCTTCCTCCTTTTATTCCCACTACTCGTGGCCGATTGCTCACTAAATACccgctctttctttctatccttctctctcttgtgTTCCAtttaatctctctttctttcccttctcattctcccctcctctctctgttgGTCAGATAACCCATGGCGCTGTGACTGTGCCCTCCACTGGCTTCGCGGCTGGATAAACGAGGAGGGCCAGCGGCTCTTGAGCTCAGCCGAGCGCAGGCTGGTTTGCACAGAGCCTCCACGCCTCTCTCACCTAAGCCTGGTGGAGGTTCCAGCCAACAGCCTGGTGTGCATCCCACCTGCTGTACAACTGGAGCCCAGTCACCTGACGGTGAGGTTGGGAGAAAGCCTGCGAGTGTCCTGCCAAGCTTCGGGCTACCCCCAGCCTCAGGTTACCTGGAGAAAGGCATCCCACGGCAAAGCCCAGCTGTCCCCCCGAGGGCTTGTACAGGAGGTAGGGATGGAAGGGGACAGTAGGGCTGGTGGAAGGCTAGTGACAGCCAGGCCTAGTGGTAATGGGGGTAATGTGGGTGGCAGGGGTTCAGCACGAGGCATAGAGGATAATGGAGACAGGGACAACTTTGATCCAGATACGGGTAGTGGGATGCTGTTCCTGAGCAATGTGACTGTGGCCCATGCAGGACGTTATGAGTGCGAAGCTTGGAATCCTGGGGGAGTTGCCCGGGTGACCTTTCACCTCTCCGTCAACATGTCTTCTTCGTCATCGTCCTCAGCTGTCTGGCCTCGTCTGCACTCCCCATCATCCTcgtcttcctcttcctcctcaaaCTATCATCCATCCTCAGGGGATGTCAGCCAGGAGCCTCTTTATGAGCTGGAGAGCATGGACTTCAATGCCCTGGGCACTGCCACCCAGACGGCCATCGCCGTTGGCATCTCTCTTCTTGCTCTGACTGCATTGCTGCTGCTCTGCATGATCTACGGCCGCCACCGTCAGCGGCAGAAAGAGGAGGGTGATGGCTATGGGCCAAGCAAAGAGGAGTCCATCCTTTATGTCAATGACTATTCCGATGGACCCACCACCTTTGCACAGCTTGAGGAGTATAGGGATGAGCGGGGCCATGAGATGTACGTGCTGAACCGTGCCAAGCCTGTGCTGCCCCCACCGCCTGTCCCAGGGCAGCAGGGCATTCTGCATTCTGAGTCACTCCAGGGCCAAGGAGTCCTGACCCCAGGAAGAGTAGCAGGCATTGGCCCCCGCAGGGCtcctgcagagggtggtgaggGACCTCCGCCAGACCCAGAGGGACTGTTCATCAACCAGAGCCTGCTGTTTGACACACAGATCGCCTACGAGATCCACTGCTGAGGGAGACCAGCATAGGGAAGTTGAGAGGAAAAGTGGTCCAGAAAGCCATTTACAGAAAAGGTCATTTGTTGCACATGGCATTTGAAGTAAGAGTTGCTCAACAGTGGGATCTCTTGGTGTGTTCAAGGATACTCTACctaattctgtttttgttctgagagcaaaAATGCTTTGATTATTATTAGATTTAAAGAGGAACATGGAGGTTGCTTCGGAAGGACGTTGATGGCTTATCTTGACACAAGATAAGTACGTGATGGAAATTACTTTGACTAACATGATGCTTTAGAATCTGGAAAAAAGAAGTCTGGCTACTGAATACCTTCAAATCAACAGGTCAAATGAACCTATCAAATAGAGGGCCAGAGTACTATATATGtccttttcctttattttagACCACTTTAGAAGTGGCGAGGAATCTTGGGGAGTAGGCTGCTGTAGTCACACAGTCCACTGACCTACTTTTTGAGAGCAGAGGTGAGAATAGAGAAGGACATTTTTGAGACTgtgtaaatctttttttttttttgttcttgctTCTGCCAGCCAGTGTGAATAGCTTTGATGTCCATCCTCACCATCCATTCTAACTCTTTCTTTATATTTTGAGaatctgtttgttttgctttcatACATATTCATGAATTTTGTGTGCATTCTCATGCatatgagagagacagaggggacTACAGGAAAAAAGTGTGAGAGATGTTACGTCAGTATTTGTGAAAGCCACAAAATAAGTGTTTAGCGAGCATAATATTCTCTCACACTCTTGACCTCTATTTGAATAACACTGTGAAAATAAATCTCTAGACACTAGATTTTTAGATCGGTTGCCAACGTTTCTAGAAATGAATAGTGGCTGGTAAGTCATCAGATGGCATTTGGGTTGACATTCTAATATTTTTCTGTGGAGCTGAAGGTAATTTTGTACGCGTGTGGTGTGAGTGACCAGGTTGTACAGAAAATGCCTATTAATCACTTCAGGGTATATAAACACTCATCTCAACTGGTTAAAGTTGGTGACATCTGAAGGTGTTAAGCTTCTGCTCAGCACAatagtatatatttatttctgttacTGTCAAATGTCTAATAAATGTGAAGTCcctgttttatgtaaataaaatatgctttttgaTCCAGCTTTGGATCTCGCTTTCTTATAAGACACACAGGGGAAACTTCCACAGTAATCATATATTCTGGAattgtttttttacaaacaGCAACCTCTTTGCATTATTTTGCTGCAACTGGAGAGACAGTAATGATGAAAGGAGCTGGgataagatttatttgcatctCAAATACTGGGACCCAGCGCTAAATACCAAGGCAAATGTTTAATTGACAATTTAACATGTACTGGTGTGTAAACTGTCATTCTATTTGTGGAACAAAGGATTTTCCGCACCTACCCAAGGAATAGCACTCGAGCTCTGGCTCCTATGCTACAATAAAACCAGGCTTGTCATGTATCTGTCAGATAAATGTGTCATAAGGAGCGCAGACACCTTTATATGCTGACAACCACTGTGACACTGGGGGGATGTTTAGGTAATAGAGCATCCAAAGCAATCCTACAAGCAGCacattaacaaataaaaatgagattCTGTATTACAGGGCCCAGGGTTTGCCAAATGTGAAGGCTTCTTAATGGATTCAAACCTCCTGTGCAGTGAGTAGTTTCAGGGCAAAGGGGTACTGACCCTGGTTATAGTAGTGGACATTAGCCCCTGCTAGGCTTTTGCAGATGGTGGACAGACACAGAGGTACTGTTCATCAACCAGAGTTCCTCAATCCAAGGCCAGGTAAAAAAAGATCATGGGGTGCACAGGGCACTTTAAGAGAAATCAGGATCTCTCGCTGGGGTCACTCTGTCTATGTTTTTGTTCTAAGAGGAAAAATTCTTTGATTATTATTAGGCTAAAAGAGGAACATGAAAGTTGCTTGGGAAGGATAATGATGGTTTATTTTGCCACAAGACAGAATTCAAACTCTGGATATCTGGCAACTCAATACTATCAATTAAACGAATCACATGATCCACAGTAACAGGCTGAGTACTGCATTTCTTCCAATACCACAAGCATGTGCTGAACAAAGTTGCaagtgaaaataatgaaatactgTATTGCAGAGCCCAGAATTTCAGAGTGGCTCAACTTCTTAATGAATGCAAAACTCAGCAGCACAGTCGCATATGCTGATGATTGCTTCTAAAATCTATCAGGCCTCTTGACTTGGCAGCAAACTTGGTACACTTGTAGCCTGCAGTCATCTGCAAATGATGAATATAATTCAGCATGGCTATTGCTTTGCATAATGTTGGAGTCACTTTTTTATTGTCCTTTCAAGCTGCAAAGTTTTACACGTACGCTGTGGACAAAATCCGAGAGATATATGCTCATAAAGAAATTGGTTTTTGGTGGTTCTTTGCTCGAGTTTCAGCAATGTTTCAACTTGTAAATTGCAGCTTCACCCTATGATGACAGAAAAGCAGAGCAATTGTTAAGGGCAGAAGGAAATCTGAATTCTCAGGTTTTAATTATAAGAAAACTGCACTCATTCACCCAAGTCTTTTTCCTGCTGCTGAAGAATAGAAGCCATTCTGTGTTTTGTCTTCTGAATAAATTGCTAGATCATTGCTGAGGAGGTTTAAAGGTGCCTAAAGGCAAGAAAGCTTTCAAAGTGATGCATCCTGTtcaaagaatttgcaaatcacaTCCTTTGTTTATCAGTGTACATGCTGCAGTGCTTTACACAAGTGGGCAGAGGTGTGAAGTAAGCAGATGCTGGAATATCAAGAATTTATGACATGAGCTCAGTGTGGTAACACAGTATCACAGAGACGTTCCATGAAATGTTCTAGCAAAGGTTCAGGATTGGAAAATTATTGGTTCATTTGGTACATTTGATGAACAATTgcttcaaaaaaaaagaaaagaaagaaagaatgaatcaCAGTGTCTTCCACCACTTGGTGGCAGTAAAGGTCAATGCCAATGTCCACGGCTGCAcaagaaaagagacagaaatatgCTCTTAAATATGGGAAGCTGCATTTACTACACAGTGATTttacattatgaaatgttcCAGGAAGCCCAGGCAATCAGGCCTTAAAGAGATGCTTCATTAACCCATTAATGTCTACAGTCGTaacaaaaagtatttggacacttaACCCTTTTAACCACAGGTAAACTTTAATGAAGTTCTTTAGGTACTCCAGAAACTGTTTACCAAAATGATCGGAGAGAAACACTCAGCACAACATCAAACTTATGATAGACTCTTATTTGTGTggagaaagcctggagaagGAGTCCAGACTGTATTAAGACTGTTTTTCTTACAATGCTGTTGGAGAGCTTGTGAGAGCTTTACTGATGGTTTGTAAAATCAGAAAGTTCAAAGGCATTTTGGGTGCAAAGCTGCAGAAGTGTGTAAATAAACTGCTCAAACGATAATGATCTGACATTCACCAGCTGCCTTTGCCAAGAAGAAAACGACATATTCCATTTAGTGTGacaaaacaaaattcaaatttGATTGTCAGTTCATGTATGAAAATTACATGTAATAAAAAAGAATTGTTCTATTAGATCagtggtgcccaaactttttatCTTGCGGTAGCAAAGTCCAATGCTTGAGGTGAGCCAAGGGCcaaaaagacacacatacacacacattttctaaactgcttatccttctgggtcgctggggtgctggagcctatcccagctgccagtgggcggaaggcaggatacaccctggacaggttgccagtccatcgcagggcagacacacacacacacacacacacacacacacacacacatacatacataggggctatttagcatgtccaattagccgGAGTGCATGTGTTTGGACCATGCAAGATAACCAGAGTACCCGGAGGAAACACGGGgagaaactccacacagaaaggaccctggtcacccagccagggaatcaaacccaggcccttcttactGTGAGTGAAAGgtgctacccactgtgccacaaaaggacaaaacagtatacatataaaaaaaggaAGACAGGTGGGTCTCAAATTGAGTctttacaaatatattttaaaacattataccatattttgtaattaaatgcttcaaaaatctaaaaaaaaataaaaccgaGTAAGTTATATACAGTACAAAAATATCAcggttgttggaagaaaaccttgtatctccaaaatgatttaCAGGTGATGGAAAATAAGTAcatttaatggaagtcaatggaaccaaacttttcATTTTAGGTCACTTTTTTAagtccatcatgaaatttacaaacaaattTACAAACAAAGGATAACTGGTATTTTTTCAGACTAGGTCTGTACTTTCCTTATCAAACTAAACTTAGTCATTGGACATGTTTGGGTTAAAGACCACTAGTAGGGGTCAACTCACATTACAAAGTAGATGATGCTAGCTGGACCCTGAGTCCTTCCACCTGAGTGCTCTTAGAAAAAGTGGCATTGCTGGACAGATACCATTGACAGCAtgacataaaacacaaattagCTTGTCCTCAAATATGAAGCCACtataaatggggaaaaaaatgactgCCAGTTCTgacacaaatatacacagtCTGAATGCACAGTTTCACTGCAGTCTGCAGTTTTTCTGAACTAAGGTCCAATCGGATTGGTTGTTCACTTCATGTAACGAAGAAGGCCGTAAATTCCTCCTTGGCTGTAGATCTGTGCAACTGTTTGAAAAGAACAGAGTTGTGTTTGACACACACACTTCCCCATACTTCTTCAAATTCTATTTCAGGGTAGCCACGCACCCATGTGGTATGTTCTGTCTGTTTAAGTGATACAAATGCTGACAggtttctgaaaaaaaataagGGAACAGTTACTTACGCAAACAgaaatgaatatgaatacaAACATATACAACTCAAAATAGACGAGTCCCCCGCTGGCAAAATGGTTAACGTCAAAGTCACACATGCACTTTGATTTCATTGAATTGTTGAAGATCTCCATTACTCTGTCTatttacttgaaccctgctacataacattgactaCATAAtatcatggcagatgtcatacACTGTTATAAGTTgtattggtaacactttactgtaggatgctgttcataaggctatatgacacctacataagcttgtcatgataactgacataaccctacataaatgtttataatagGCATTATTCGCTATAAAGGTTATGTTTGCCAATGTTCACCAAAGTTAGCCAAAgaagcctttatgacagatgatgcctgttggaataagcatttataaacagttatgcaGTGTTATGTCAGTTGCCATTACAAGCTTATGTAATCTTATGAAcggcaccctacagtaaagtgttaccattgtattaaaagttttttttttccataatgtCACAGTGTCCTGTTACCATTGGGCCTCATTTACCAATATacgttttttcttaaatttgttgttgagagagaaaaagtacatgtttttaaactgcagaactgtttGCCCCGTTGTGCTCTTGAATGTGTGtaaattctgttcttacctaagaaaaactcccaaataagaaaacattggtgaatgacaaaatcttcataaaaactgcataagtgagTTTTaataagaaatttcttcttaagagcaGTTGGTGAATGGGGCCCATTATCAGTAACTGTCACGACTGATGCCATGACGGAAAAATCCAATGACAGAATATGACATCTGCCATAAAGCATTATGGGATGGTTATGCCAATGTTTTGCAGACATATCAGAAGTAATTATGAGTTTtgaatcagcactcagcacaGTAAAAGGGGATTTCAGAAAAACACTAGGAATGCACAACGATACTGGAACTATATTGGTATAAACAGATAATTCCCTACAAGGAAATCAGACAGAAGCTCATCGgatagatgtttagatttggctGATAATTTGAAATGTTGATGCGTTTCTTGgactctggaagagcagaatgttaaGGTTATGCTGAACTACTAAACTATAATTTCTCAAAGTCTCTGAGAAAGTAGAATTTCTACAAGTTTATATTTCGTGATCGGTCCctatacataaaaatatcagatgttgGGTTTGAACAACAgctcccatatcagtgcatccctacaaAACACGACTGTTTAGCAGGGTGAGATTAAGATCCTCTGGTGATCTGGGCGATGGGACTTACGGTGTATATCCTCTCCTCAGCTAAGACCATGTATGATGACAAAAGGGCACAAGCTCATGAAAACACAGATGCCAAcagtcatttattttccttGAGTTCTGACAGACTGTGCATTAGATTTAAGGCATGCataatgatgatgtttgttggTTTTGTAGGGATGTGCACTGGTACTGGAGTACTTTGTTAACCGTTCCAGATATCGGTATGCAAATCCTGAATCACGTTCTTGTGCATTCATCGCATTCCATCGTGGAAAGATGGAGAATAAGCAGATGAAATCAGGAAAATACAGATTTTATGATTAATTGTGACAG encodes:
- the lrrc24 gene encoding leucine-rich repeat-containing protein 24, which gives rise to MAVLLLYIPTMLALLALFPSSSLGCPSGCRCYSLTVECGSIGLREIPRGIIHGTQTIFLQDNAIGQIRAEDLSGLGCLHYLYLQNNSISALEPGAFVSLGQLLELALNGNRLHLISADVFRGLEHLRILYLAGNRITRLEDYTFRGLQRLQELHLQENTMEVLDEQALVGLSSLALLDLSRNNLRTLSPATLRPLISLQVLRITDNPWRCDCALHWLRGWINEEGQRLLSSAERRLVCTEPPRLSHLSLVEVPANSLVCIPPAVQLEPSHLTVRLGESLRVSCQASGYPQPQVTWRKASHGKAQLSPRGLVQEVGMEGDSRAGGRLVTARPSGNGGNVGGRGSARGIEDNGDRDNFDPDTGSGMLFLSNVTVAHAGRYECEAWNPGGVARVTFHLSVNMSSSSSSSAVWPRLHSPSSSSSSSSSNYHPSSGDVSQEPLYELESMDFNALGTATQTAIAVGISLLALTALLLLCMIYGRHRQRQKEEGDGYGPSKEESILYVNDYSDGPTTFAQLEEYRDERGHEMYVLNRAKPVLPPPPVPGQQGILHSESLQGQGVLTPGRVAGIGPRRAPAEGGEGPPPDPEGLFINQSLLFDTQIAYEIHC